A single window of Vibrio sp. SCSIO 43137 DNA harbors:
- the dcuC gene encoding C4-dicarboxylate transporter DcuC, with protein MSLLIAFISLVFAGRLILKNYNPQAVLFFTGIILMAIAIFTNNAVFVSKSTGWIGFDIFEYIKGVFSNRAGGLGLKIMLIGGFAMFMSAIGASQVMVRVAAKPLMKLNSPYIMLALAFILGQALSLFISSATGLGLLLMATLYPVLIRLGCSKAAVASVLASTCAIEFGPGSGNSILAAQTAGLDITEYFVNDQLPVITALILIVASIHALVQRYFDSKLDLSQQSAEPEQEINSDEPDAPLYYMLLPMLPLFFMLTFSKMGVGTIRVGMATAILISIFIALACEYIRIKKAKPVFDKLQNIFSDMGKVFAMVVTLIIAGQTFAMGLKSIGAVDALLNLASGAGFAASVIVLIMALLTFSISALMGSGNAAFFSFAPMVPQIADKIGTNVAEMILPIQLSAGMGRTISPIAGVIIAVAGISGLSPFDIVRRTFIPMISGWLIMLIITFTKTGQITELLPFIIGIAVLILVPVAVMKRKNAQVNATSAS; from the coding sequence ATGAGCTTACTTATAGCCTTTATTAGTCTGGTTTTTGCAGGGCGGTTGATCCTGAAAAACTACAACCCGCAGGCGGTGCTGTTTTTTACCGGCATCATTTTGATGGCGATTGCTATCTTCACTAACAATGCTGTGTTCGTCAGCAAATCAACCGGCTGGATTGGTTTCGATATTTTTGAGTACATTAAAGGTGTATTCAGCAATCGCGCCGGTGGCCTTGGTCTTAAGATCATGTTGATAGGCGGTTTCGCCATGTTTATGTCGGCGATTGGCGCCAGTCAGGTGATGGTACGTGTCGCGGCTAAACCCCTGATGAAGCTAAACTCACCTTACATTATGCTGGCGCTGGCGTTTATTCTTGGTCAGGCTCTTTCACTGTTTATTTCCAGTGCAACCGGCCTTGGCCTGCTGCTGATGGCAACCCTTTACCCTGTACTTATTCGTCTTGGTTGCAGTAAAGCCGCGGTGGCGTCGGTTCTGGCAAGTACTTGTGCTATTGAGTTCGGGCCGGGCTCCGGTAACTCAATTCTGGCAGCACAAACTGCCGGGCTGGATATCACCGAGTACTTTGTCAATGATCAGTTGCCTGTGATCACTGCGCTGATTCTGATAGTGGCGTCTATTCATGCTCTGGTGCAGCGTTATTTTGACAGCAAACTGGATCTTTCTCAGCAGTCTGCAGAACCTGAACAGGAAATTAACAGTGATGAGCCAGATGCGCCGCTCTACTATATGCTTCTCCCTATGCTACCTCTGTTCTTTATGCTTACTTTCAGCAAGATGGGTGTAGGTACTATCCGGGTAGGTATGGCCACCGCCATTCTTATTAGTATTTTTATCGCTTTAGCATGTGAATATATCCGTATTAAAAAAGCAAAACCGGTGTTTGATAAGCTGCAGAATATCTTTAGTGATATGGGTAAGGTGTTCGCTATGGTTGTTACCCTGATTATAGCCGGTCAGACCTTTGCAATGGGATTGAAATCTATCGGCGCTGTTGATGCCTTGCTGAATCTGGCCAGTGGTGCCGGTTTTGCTGCCAGCGTTATTGTTCTGATTATGGCGTTGCTGACTTTCTCCATCTCTGCCTTGATGGGCTCAGGTAATGCGGCATTCTTCTCATTTGCGCCTATGGTGCCGCAAATCGCCGATAAAATTGGTACCAACGTGGCGGAAATGATTCTGCCGATTCAGCTCTCTGCCGGTATGGGTCGTACTATCTCGCCTATCGCTGGTGTGATTATCGCTGTTGCGGGTATCTCTGGCTTGTCTCCGTTTGATATTGTGCGCCGCACCTTTATTCCTATGATTAGCGGCTGGCTGATTATGCTGATTATCACCTTTACTAAGACAGGACAAATTACAGAGCTGCTGCCGTTTATTATCGGTATCGCGGTACTGATATTGGTTCCGGTTGCGGTAATGAAGCGTAAAAACGCGCAGGTAAACGCGACAAGTGCTTCATAA